TGGGTGTATTTGGTGTATTTGCTTGGGCAGTTTCAACACGTGAGGAGCGTGATGTCTGCATGTCGTATTTTGATTTGTTGGCAATACAACATATGACACATGGTCTACGTGTTGAGTGCTCTTTTTATATAAGGCAAAGTTCGGGACTATTTTATTGTGAAGAGGAGAGTTATTTGAGTGTGTTTCTAGTGTAATGGAGAGTACTGTAAATTTAGTGGTGTATCACAACGGTGATATTATACGAAATACTCACGAGGGAGTGAACTTTGCTTGTGAGAATCCGTTTTTCGTTTGTGGTTTCAAGCATCATGACGTTCATTGAGTTTTAAAACGGTCTCTGTCAAAGCATAAAAAATGATATGTTGAGGAGAGTGAGCAATATTCAGTACCAGAATTTCATTATAGTTTTTGGTGGTCTAATATAGTTTGATATTATGCTGATTGTTGCCGAAGCAAGTATGTAGAACATGTTCCATATTCACCGGCAGACTCAAGTGCGATAGTCAAAGATTGAGCTGTACGTTGAGTTAAAAAATATAGAGGCATATGAGATTCAAAATGATTCAGATATAGAGGATGATAGAGTTGAAGTGAACAATGATAGCGAAGAGGACTTTGAAACTACTTATGAAGCCGGCGACGAAGACGAAGATAGTGATGTGGGACGCGTGAGACAGCAGTGGAGAATGTAGTGGTTCCTCCGATGGACGTTCCACCTTTTATGCGTAACTTGTATATTGACGCCATGCATACATCAGAATTCTCCAAATATGCAAATATAGGTACGTGATGAGTGTTACGATACGtttttcttaatttatattttgaaTGGATCAATGAGTGACGATTTTTGTTTTGTGTAGGTGTTCCTGATCCTAAGGACGGGGAGTTCAGGATTGGAATGAAATATAGTTCTAGAAAGTCGGTCGTCACAACAATTAGAAGTTACACTATCTTTATAGGAGTCGACTACAATGTTTATGAGCTTAAGCCACAGACGTTCTATACAAAATGCAAGACATATGGGCGTGGGTGCGACTGGCTTATCCGAGCCAGCTTGATACGGAAAAAAGGTTGTTGAGAGATACGCAGATACAACGGTAGGTAGGGGTGGCAAATGGGGAAGCTCGCCCCGTCCCGCCTTGCCCGCCAAAAGTCAGCTATCTGGCGGGTTGGCCCCCCTACCCCACCTAGTGAGGCCGTTCTGAATTCCTCCCCCGCTATCTAGCcctaataaacataatcataaaccaATTTTTtcgaaacaaaataataaaatcaacattcaaaactccaaagcaaaacaaatattatattgtccaaaatataaaatataatccaaaatataacttagaacatcttcaattatcatctttatcctcttgtagatcaataacatcataaaaatttgtaaaaaaagtcctgataaaaaaaaaaagctggCCTGCCAGGAAAGCCTGTCCCGCCCCGCCAAAACCCACGGAATAGgcggtgcgggttaggcgggcttttTAAGTTTGACAGTTTCAAATTTCTAGCCCACCTTTTTTGGCGAGTTACGTGGGTTTtaacccgtttgccacccctaacaATAAGCACACGTGCACCATGGGAACAGTTTCACAGGATCACTCCAAGTTGGACTCAGGCACAGTTGCTGAGTCTGAGGCTATAAGATAATTGGTTGAGACTGACCTGTCCATCAAGGTGAAATCTATAATTGTGAAAGTCCAGTTAAGATTCAACTACACCATTAGTTACTaaaaggcttggttggcaaagcataagtctatagccGAAGTTTTTTTATGGTTGGGAAGATTCTTACAAAACTTTGCCATGGTGATTCTCGGTCATGGTTCAGAAAATGTCTGACTCAATTGTCCAAATAGAAACGCGATCCCTGTACAACGGAAGTGAGGAGGCGGACGGTGTCAGGATACTTCACCGTATATTTTGGAGTTCAATCCATGCATTAGATCGTTCAAACATTGCAAACTTCTGGTTCAAGTTGACAGCACACACCTTTACAGAAAATATAAATGTGCATTTTTGGTTGCTGTTGCACAAGATGAGAACTAGAACACTGTGCCTATCGTTTTTACCCTTGTGGAGGAGGAGACCGCTGATGCGTGACACTTTTTTCTCAGTAATTTACGAAGATATGTTGTTAGAAGAGATTGTGTGGGTATAATCTCAGACCGACATGAGTCAATGCGGGCAACAGTAAATCGTTTTGGAGGGGATTGGCAACCTCCAAGAGTATGGTGGATATTTTTTATTAGGTACTTCGGTAAACACTTCTAAGGGCATTCAAAGTCCTGCACTTACAAAAACTTGTTGTTAACATATAGTATTCAAGGACGGTGGAGGAGTACAACATCAACTATAAGAGGATGCAAGAGCGAGACGAGGCATATGCACAGTGGTGCGATGCCATTGGATTAGAAACAGGGTATTGGCATTTGACGAGTGACATCAATGGGGCCACATGACGACGAATTTTGTTCAGTGCATTAATTTAGTGTTGAAAGGTGCCTGAAACCTGCCTGTGTTGGCGCTCGTCCGAGCAACATATTATCGGTTAAACGAGCTATTTACGCGGAAGAGTACCGAGGCTCACGAACGCAAGCGTGCTGGATTTACTTACTCTATATTTTTACAACAGGGAATAGAAGCAAATATGCAACGTGTTACAAATATAGTTGTTCCCGATTTGATAGACGAAACGAGGTGTTTGAGGTGCGTGAAATGCCTAATGAAAATGTGTTGGCAGTTGATCTTGCGCAGCGGACATGCGACTGTGAGCACTTTCAGGTAAAAACAACTACCATGTCACTATGTTATTGCATGTTGTGCTAACCATCACCTCGATTAGCAATTGTATGTGAATGATGTGTACAAGATGACAAAGGTTCGTAAGGTCTACAGATTTGAGTTTGTACCATTAGGCAATCCAGAGACATGGCTTACTTGCTTATCCGGGACCGACATTGGTCACTAATTTCCCCTAGCGGCGAACGTCGAAAGGTCGTCATAAATTGACCCGATGTTTGAATGAAATGGATTAATGAGAAATGTGTGGTTCTTGGATATGCTGTCTCTATGATAGATAGTATCATAGTCGGAGTCGATATCCTCAACGTATTAAACCGAGTGGAGTTGGTGATGATGGTGGTCCCTAGATCTTTGTTGGTCGTTGTGTTTGTATGTTTAGGTTAATTTTATCAATTAATCTTTTTAAGGTTCGTCGTGTTTGTATTTTTAAGTTAATTTATCAGTTAATGTCTATGTGAGTCGTTGTATTTGTATTATTAAGTGGTTAATTTGTGTGAGCTATTACAGTTGACAGTTTATGAGATgataaattcaaatttaataCAATAATAACCTTACAAAAGATTAACTAAAAATTACATTAACTTAATTCTAAAACAATAATTTAAAGTTCGATAAGGTAAACTTAGAAAAGAAGAAAGTGTTATATTTAATTGTAAATTCAAAATAGGGATAAGTACCTTTTTCGTCCCCAAGATTTGGGGTCAAAATTAATTTCGTCCCtaatctttttttgttattaaaatcatcctcaacgttacaaaacgttataaaaccgtctttttgtattttttttaccaaattacccttaactattaataatattaaaaaaataaaatcccaCCCCACCCACACCTAGCATTTCGTCTCTCCCTCCACCCCAAACCCACCCCCAATTTCCCTTCCTCCTACTCTCTGACCCTCCACCCCAAATCCCATCCCATCCCatcccatcatcatcatcatcagtttccacctttcatcttcttcttctcatatattctttcttcttcattttcttcttcttcttctcattcacAACAAtaactcttcatcttcttcatctttaCTTCCATGCGGTGCAGAGAAGATCAAGCCCATTCACTATCGGAGCGGCCATGGCCTAGGATGCAGATCTTCTGGAAGAGCCAACCGGTGTCGGAGCCAAATCTGTGGGTTATGAAGACAGTGGCGGTGTGTCCCTTTTCCTCTGCTTCTTCGCTCTCTCCGATTCCTCCCTCCGCACATGCTTCTCTTGCTTCGTTCCTATCCATCACCTTCGCGGACTCGCTTTCGGCACCAAAATTAAAACTTTGAGCCCTGGCCCTCTGCCTTCTAGAGGTCGTGCGCTCCCACATCTCCGCCACTGCGAGGTCTACGGGATCTTCACATGCAACTGCATCCTCTTCAACCACGCGCAAGATCGCACGGGCCGTTGGCCGGATCAAGTTCGAGTCTGTAGAGAAAGCTCTTATTGTCAGCGTCGAGCTCCATCACCCACAGCTCCGACAGTGCCAGCGCCAGCAGCAgtagaagattttttttttatttttgtcactTCCTTCCTCTTTtcgttcttctttttttttattttttttatttttgaagaacATAAAAAATTTCTATTATTGCTGATTTTGATATGAAGTTGTAGCTGATGATGATTGTTGAATTGTTAAATCTAAAgtttctgttgatttattttatagttgttgttgaattggcTGAAAATGCTGAATTTGTTGTTACTAAATCTAAAGTACTTAACTCTTGAAatttattttgtggttgttatTGTTGCTGAATTGGCTGAAAGGGAAAGGTTTTTTGTTTAAGTTGAGAAGAAGAATTGGGATTTGGGGAAGGGGAAATTCGTAGAGAGTAGCAGAAATGGGATGGAGAGAGAACATGGAAGATATATCTTGGGCAAGGGCAGGGTTGGAgggtttgtttttgttttgtggttgttgttgttgttgctgctgaatTGGCTGAAGGGGGAGggtgttttatttaagtttgagAAGAAGAATTGGGGTTTGGGAAATGGGGAGTTCGAAGAGGAATAAGAGAAAGGGATGGAGAGGAAAAAGGGAAAAGNNNNNNNNNNNNNNNNNNNNNNNNNNNNNNNNNNNNNNNNNNNNNNNNNNNNNNNNNNNNNNNNNNNNNNNNNNNNNNNNNNNNNNNNNNNNNNNNNNNNNNNNNNNNNNNNNNNNATgtccattttaataattttttatctaaaagtgattttgaatagtataagccaaacaacatttatttttctataataaattttgatacaaaaattaccaaacataaatcactttaacacaaacttactttttatcaaaatcaaatttgcaaaatcaattttatgcaaactcccgtttataaactgtaatccaaacacacacttggTCTTAAGAGAGTATGTGAAGAATATAAAGTGATTTTTGGTTCACTAAATCTTGAAGAAAATGAAGATCTAACTCTAAATATTTGCACCTACTATAAAGTATGGAATTTGCAATTAGAAGATATGCATTTTGATTGTATCCATACTTTTAGATATCAAACaactttatttttttagtttttcagtTCAGCCAGAAATATTATTATATCAACCATTGTCAAAACaatatacaaatttaataattaaataaaattatgtcTCATCTGCGATTGCTTTACAGCACTCTCAAATGGGTTATGATGTTATTAATCTATGTTTCACTATATTATCACAATTGAATAATCAGAGTATGTAACTAatttaaagtttaattattttattggttcttataattttactaaattttttattaagtttttgttttttttttaattggatccttatactacttttaattttataattaggtcaTTTTCATGTCaaaagtattaaattaaatataatatttttctcaaaatacatgtgattaaaattttaattaaatttttaattataaatatcttcAATTTGCaaagaaatattcagttaactctaatattttttatactaaaaagaacctaattataaaattaaaaacagtacAACTAccgaattgaaaaaaaaaatataaagacctaattataaatttgataaactataggactaacagaataattaaaccttaatttAACTAAAGGAGCTCTAGATAGGATAAGCAGGATACCTTAGAATCAGAGAGTATTATAGACAAAAATTATCAATATCATTCTCCAACTCATTGGAACACAAGAACACTTATGTCAAGCTTTGATGAAAGAGCAGAGAAGTGAGGCAGAGAGTAGCTAGAGAGTGTAATATGTATTACTATGAATGAAGATGTCTTACAAAAGAGAGGTGCCGAACTTATAAAAGTAAAACTGATAACATGAACAACTTTAGAATATCTATACTATAATATAAAACAATGTTCCCAAAGATAAGTGATAAGCCAAATTACTATAGTTGCTTCACTTTGTTGATAAACACCAACATTCAACaagataataaataaacaaataaataagaaagaggaaaaaaaagcAATATAATAATATACCAATGCTCTTGTTCAGTCCAACAATGAACTATTTTCCGTTTATTGTTCTTCCTAGTAGCCATAGACAAAGGTTTGTGTGAGATTATGTTGCTTTTGGCATCCATGGCTGACGACGATAATATAATCTCCATTGGCGCTGCCTTGTTCGCTGCAGCCTCCACTACCTCCGTCCTGCCatgatagaagagagatagaactaTAAGATTATGTTATTGAAATCAAGAATTGGAATTGTGTACATGGCCAGAAAAGAGTTTTGCTAGAAAGGAAACCAGAAATAACAGAACTACTTTTAAAGGTATTGGAAGTGTGAGTAGTTGCACTTTCCTGTGAGAGAAAACATAGAGAAAGGCACAATTGCAAAATACTTGAGAGCATCAAATGGTGAATCACACTTTACAGGTGAGTTacaaatacatacatatacagcACCTACACTATACTTTAGCTGCACTAGATCAGCACCCTTCTAACAAACTAATAATCAACTTGCTGAGGTGTCATCTAATATAATTAGCAACACGACTAACTAATCCTTCACATATCAGCTCCTAACTTACATTAAGTGACAACTACCTAACCAATATACCAATCTTAACTAACTTTAACTAACCCCAGTATCCAAATTCTACTTGCTAATTAGATTGTTATCTTGATGCATAATTGCAATCTTGGCAGTTACAATGTTGTGGGATAAACTCATAAGAAAAAGTATATGAACCAATTGTGTGCATTAAAATTATCTACTAGTGttagaataaaaaatacataCTAAAAATGAGCTAAACAATACGTATATTTATATAGTTAATTTTGGTGTCTGATTTTAAcacacaaataatattttttatctttaattaatcaGCATTAGTCCATTTTAGTATTTAAGTTTATAATTTAGGATTCAAAGTTACAATTTAGAGTCTTGAATTTtagataaacaaaataatttttatatcagCCAAAAAGAATTGACTATCTAATCTAGCATTACTGAATGCGATTCTTTTCAAAATAGAACGAAAGAGATGTTTGTGTTATTTATTAACACCTTGCAAATTCCATTCTGACATCTCCTGATGGCATATTGCAATCTTGCCAAACTCATTTTACAGAGTCTTTTTTCTACAAGTTGTATATTTAGAATTTACATAACAGAGGATGCCAAACACCTATACCATATACATGTACCggcaaataataaataaagaaataaaaagagaatgaaaatattaagaatttaccgacctgtgatgatgatgatgagtccAATAAATTGGTGGTGGTATTGTTCCATTGATGATGGACGAGTCATGTATATTAACAAGATAACCGTTTTGGATGAGACTGATGTCATTCAGAAGCTTCTGGAAGCGCTCTTGCAACTGAGCCGGAGTCTTCCCGGGGAGACGAGCAGCCACGGCCTCCCACCGGTTCTCTATAGCTTCCATAAAACATTGAGCAATAACAATCTCAAACTGTTCGTTCTCGTCCCTAGTCCAGATCGGCCGAGGCAGAGGCGGAGACTGAAACTGTGGTGGTTGATTACCGCCGGTGTCGTCAGCAAACAGCTCTATGATCTTCTCCATATCCATCATTAAAAGAGTATCTAATTCCTCTTCACTCATTCTTGCATTTTTTACTTCTTTTGCACTCATTCTTCTTCAGTCTACAGTAGACCTGTAAAACCTGGATCAAAatctcaaaaattattttgttttgttaTAACATTGAAGACAGAAATAAGAAAGATGAGGAAACTTTCAAGCGTCAGCGATACAGCGCGAACCAGATTACACTGGCAAACCAATAAGGGTAAATATGGCAATCACCATTTCACGtattttcctttcaattttcATCTGTTAATTTGTCTTAAATTTTAGCCTAATTTtccaaatattttttaattgaatattttagtCTTTTAACGTAAGttatgttgtaaaataaataaaagatatataaaataaagatgtataaatagaagactctattattaatataattagctcaataattgttatatatatataataatattatatgttgtattgtgtatatatatacaaagataaggaaaagtattaaaaataaagagagagagattTGCATTTGatactatctcaatataataaagatggttaatattgctattaatattatatgtaaagagtaatagaaaatagagtttaaaatacttataaaataaaataggagaAAGAATTGTAGTAGAAATATAAGGAGAATAGTATTTGATTGTAGCATAAAGAGGGAATAGATTTCTTATTACTTGCTTCTgtgtaagaaagaaaagagagagtatttttatttcttgttGTGTGTAAAGCCTCGTACCATACCCCCCTATTTATACATGCATGGGGTCTTGATTTTCAACACatatttaatattcattctctCTTTGAAAATATGAGTCTTGCATGGGAATGGGCATCCACGTTGCTCATTCTTATCACAACAATCGTTAAACTTTATTTCCTTTATCGATTCTAGGTTTTTTTAGAGTCAAGTTAAATTTCAGCTTTTATTTTTcgtaatataaatatatttatcttttatcttttgaATGGACATATGCGTTTCAGGGAAATTTCTTTCCTACATTGATAACACAATTCTTGAGGCCTTTGGGTTTGACTTGACTTTGTCGGCAAGAGTGATTCTTCACGTTTAAAATGTCTTGGATACGAAGATCAATTCATTGAATATATATTGATCTctcaaattattttcaacaaaAGGTTCTCTACAATATATGTTAGTACATTATATTCTTTTCATAAAATTACCATTATATAGTTTAAAAATTCTAAACAAGAGAGTACTAATTCAGAAGTATTAAATTAAAGATGGTAAGATAAgaggaaataaagaaattaaagtcAACAAGAAGTGAAAAAGTTGCTCCAAGTGGGTTATTAGAGCACCTCCAATGGTGAGTTTCTCTTTGACTTTTTTTTGACATATAGGAACTCTAACCATTGGAGGAGAGAAGGAGTGAGTTCCCGCACAAAGATCAAGGTAAGCAGGGACTCAAATTAACCAATAACAACTTGCCATTTGgcaagttattataaaaaaataataatataaaatctgaaataattaaataattaaataataattaaattaataataattataataaaaattatattaaataattatatttttatttaattaataatttatattaattatttaaataataattaattaaataattaattagattaaataattaaatttttatttaattaataatttatattaattatttatattataattaattaaatttacttacattaaaaaataaatttaatttttataccttataaaataatttttagttgagttggttatttttatttttaaaatttaaaatgctaatgatattattaaaattagcagttgtaaacacaaaactataaattagtataatctcgaattatatattgtgtattattattatatatgaatttatttaatattaatatcttttaataatgaattatttttaaatttataaatttaaataatattattgaaaaaaattaattatattaattttaagtattttaattaattaattaagtgggaccacaatagggactaaagttagttcctcctaatggagaagagataGATACTTTGAGTTTctatttattgtttatgatgcaaaagctgatgtggagttactttttatgacaggtgggccataaacaGNNNNNNNNNNNNNNNNNNNNNNNNNNNNNNNNNNNNNNNNNNNNNNNNNNNNNNNNNNNNNNNNNNNNNNNNNNNNNNNNNNNNNNNNNNNNNNNNNNNNNNNNNNNNNNNNNNNNNNNNNNNNNNNNNNNNNNNNNNNNNNNNNNNNNNNNNNNNNNNNNNNNNNNNNNNNNNNNNNNNNNNNNNNNNNNNNNNNNNNNNNNNNNNNNNNNNNNNNNNNNNNNNNNNNNNNNNNNNNNNNNNNNNNNNNNNNNNNNNNNNNNNNNNNNNNNNNNNNNNNNNNNNNNNNNNNNNNNNNNNNNNNNNNNNNNNNNNNNNNNNNNNNNNNNNNNNNNNNNNNNNNNNNNNNNNNNNNNNNNNNNNNNNNNNNNNNNNNNNNNNNNNNNNNNNNNNNNNNNNNNNNNNNNNNNNNNNNNNNNNNNNNNNNNNNNNNNNNNNNNNNNNNNNNNNNNNNNNNNNNNNNNNNNNNNNNNNNNNNNNNNNNNNNNNNNNNNNNNNNNNNNNNNNNNNNNNNNNNNNNNNNNNNNNNNNNNNNNNNNNNNNNNNNNNNNNNNNNNNNNNNNNNNNNNNNNNNNNNNNNNNNNNNNNNNNNNNNNNNNNNNNNNNNNNNNNNNNNNNNNNNNNNNNNNNNNNNNNNNNNNNNNNNNNNNNNNNNNNNNNNNNNNNNNNNNNNNNNNNNNNNNNNNNNNNNNNNNNNNNNNNNNNNNNNNNNNNNNNNNNNNNNNNNNNNNNNNNNNNNNNNNNNNNNNNNNNNNNNNNNNNNNNNNNNNNNNNNNNNNNNNNNNNNNNNNNNNNNNNNNNNNNNNNNNttatatatatataataatattatatgttgtattgtgtatatatatacaaagataagaaaaagtattaaaaataaagagagagagattTGCATTTGatactatctcaatataataaagatggttaatattgctattaatattatatgtaaagagtaatagaaaatagaatttaaaatacttataaaataaaataggagaAAGAATTGTAGTAGAAATATAAGGAGAATAGTATTTGATTGTAGCATAAAGAGGGAATAGATTTCTTATTACTTGCTTCTgtgtaagaaagaaaagagagagtatttttatttcttgttGTGTGTAAAGCCTCGTACCATACCCCCCTATTTATACATGCATGGGGTCTTGATTTTCAACACatatttaatattcattctctCTTTGAAAATATGAGTCTTGCATGGGAATGGGCATCCACGTTGctcattcttatcacaacactcccccttggatgcccatttaggattattgtctCATTAAAACCTTACCAAAGGAAAACCCTGTGGgaaaaaaaaccttagtgaagggaaaagagtacaatatcctttgtgatgggactgcctcattaaaaaccttgtcaagaaaaacccaatgggaaaaaaacctgaccaaggaaaaaagagtacagtctccctctatcaggaccataaaatatctaaaagatccacacggtggatgaataggtccacatatatcaccttgaatcctttctaggaattcaggggactcaaatccaatctttactggtgatggccttaaaattaacttcccttgagaacatgcagcacaacaaaattcactagttttaagaatcttctggtccTTTAGTGAATGTctatgagagttttcaataattcttctcatcatggttgttcccggatgacccaaacggtcgtgccaagttatgaattcatttgggctagtaaacttctggtttacagtggcatgtgattcaattgcactaatcttggtataatacaacccagatgaaagagATGGTAATTtctctaatataactttcttatttgaatcatgagttgtgatatataaatactcatgatctccctcattcatagtctcaatatgatatccatttcggcgaatatctttaaagctcaacaagtttcttcgagaattggtagacaatagtgcattatttattataaattttgttcctccaggaaacaaaattacagctcttccggagccttcaatcacattgcctgagccaatgatAGTATTAACAcactcttcttttggcacaagatgggtaaaatatatatcacttttgagaatagtgtgtgaacttgcactatccgcaaagcatacatcttcattacatatccttgccattcttcaaaaacaaataataataaaatgagtagtatgcatagttaaattgaatacttgatcagaattattttctaagaaatactgtacataaaataatgtcatatattaaaatttta
The DNA window shown above is from Arachis ipaensis cultivar K30076 chromosome B08, Araip1.1, whole genome shotgun sequence and carries:
- the LOC107611750 gene encoding uncharacterized protein LOC107611750, which codes for MSAKEVKNARMSEEELDTLLMMDMEKIIELFADDTGGNQPPQFQSPPLPRPIWTRDENEQFEIVIAQCFMEAIENRWEAVAARLPGKTPAQLQERFQKLLNDISLIQNGYLVNIHDSSIINGTIPPPIYWTHHHHHRTEVVEAAANKAAPMEIILSSSAMDAKSNIISHKPLSMATRKNNKRKIVHCWTEQEHWYIIILLFFPLSYLFVYLLSC